The Saccharopolyspora gregorii genomic interval GTCAACCAGCCGGGACGGGAATCCCAACTCGCGGAACCGGGAATGCCGCCGCCCGGCACGCCCTCCGGCCGGGCAGTCGATCAGTCCGCCGCGCCCCGGCTCAGCCGGGCCAGCCGCCGCGGCGTCGGCCACTTCACGTGCGACGCCCAGCCGAACCGCTCGAAGAGCCAGATCACCCGCGCCGAGACGTCGATCTGCCCGCGCCGCACCCCGTGCCGCGCGCACGTCGGATCCGCGTGGTGCAGGTTGTGCCACGACTCACCCATGCTCAGCAGCGCCAGCGGCCAGAAGTTCGCCGCCTTGTCCCGGCTCTTGAACGGTCGCTCCCCGATCAGGTGGCAGATCGAGTTCACCGACCACGTCACGTGGTGCAGGAACGCCACCCGCACCAGCCCAGCCCAGAAGAACGCCGTCCACGCCCCCCACCAGGTACCCGTCACCGCGCCGCCCAGCACCGCGGGCAGCAGCAACGTCAGCAGCGTCAGCGGCCCGAACAACCGGTGCACCAGCACGATGTCCCGGTCGGCCATCAAGTCCGGCGCGAACCGCTCCCGGTTCGTCAGGTCCCGCTCGAAGAGCCACCCCATGTGCGCGTGCCAGAACCCGCGCGCCAACGCCCACGGCGACGTGCCGAACGCCCACGGCGAATGCGGATCGCCCTCCCGGTCCGAGAACGCGTGGTGCCTGCGGTGGTCCGCCACCCAGTGCATCACCGGGCCCTGCACCGACATGCTGCCCGCCACCGCCAGCGCGACCCGCAGCCAGCGCTTCGCCCGGAACGCGCCGTGCGTGAAGTACCGGTGGAAGCCCACCGTCACCCCGAGGATCGTGAACACGTAGAAGCCGGCCGCCAACCCCACGTCCCACCAGCTCAGCCCCCACCCCCACGCCAGCGGCACCGCGGCCAGCAGCGCCAGGAACGGCAGCAGGATGAACACGTACACCGACAGCTGCGGCGCCCAACCCCGGCGCCCGGCCAGCAGCGGAGCCCGTTCCTGGTGGGCGGTGGATTCGGTGGTGACCATCGCGCGAGAACCTCGAATCTGGCGGGAGCTGGGACCGTGCGCTCCACGTTCCAGGTACCCGCGCCGCCCGGCAACGAACCGCACCCCACGCCGCGATGAACTTCGCCTGATCAGGGCGAATCCGGTGCGGTGGGGTTCAGCGCGTCACCACCTGGGCGAGGACCATCGCGAACGCGTCCCGGTCCACCGCGGCCGGTTCCGCCGCGAGCCACTCCCCGATCTCGCGGACGAAGCCCTCCGGGGTCAGCGGCTCCACCGGCGCCTCCGCGTCCGACTCGCCGACGCTCACCTCGCCGGCCCGGTTCGGGTACAGCAGCAGCACGCCGCGCACCTCGACCTCCGGCAGCAGCGCCTCGAACGCCGCGACGCCCTCGCCGAGCCGGGTGGTGCCGCCGCGGAACACGTGGCCGTTGCGCCACACCTCGCCGTCCTCGTCCACCTCGTAGTGGCCGGGCAGCCACCGCTTCGACTCGACCAGCACTAGCCGCCTGCCGCAGAGCACCGCGTGGTCGACGTCCGCGAACACCGAACCCGGCCAGGCCACGCCGTGGAAGATCCGCGCCCCCGGCAGCCGCGTGAGGTGGTCGGCCAGCAACTCCGCGGACCGCTGCTTGACCACCGCGTCCGCGGCGACCTCCTCCTCGGCGGTGCCGCCGAACACCCGGCCCCGGTTCTCCGCCTCGAACAACCGGTCCGTGCGGTGCGCCTCCAGCAGGCGGCGCAGCAGCACCAGCACCACCACCCCGGCCGAGACCAGCAGCGCCAGCCACACGCCCAGCAGCACCCCGCTCAACCCCACCAGCAGGCCGGCCGCCGCCAGCAGCACCCAGCCGCCCGCCATCGCCAGCGCCGCCGTCCGGTCCGGCGCGGTGACCGGCAGGTACACCACCCGCTCCGCCGGGTCCACCTCGTCCCACCACGGGATGTCCGCGGCACTGAGGTCCGGGGCGGCCGGGGCGAAGTCCGGGTCGTCGCCGAAGTCGCGGCGCTGCCCCGGCCGGTACACCCAGCGCCGGGACGGCGTGCGCTTGGGTCCCGGCCGCGGCTCCGGCTGCTCCTCCTCGCCGTCACCACCGGCGTCGTAGTCGGCGCGGCGCACCGGGTCGTTGAGCGTCTCGTACGCCTGCTGCAACAACCGGAAGGTGCCCGCGGTGCCGCCGACGTCCGGGTGCATGGTCCGCGCCAACGTCCGGTACGCGGATTTGATCTCGGCGCTGGACGCCGAGCGCTCCACGCCCAGCAGCTCGTAGTAGTCGACCCCGCGCACGAAACTCCGTCCACCGTAAGCGATCGGCCGGCCACGACCGCGCGGACATGATAAGTGCACGGGCCCGTTCAAGATCAGCCAGTCGGCCCCTCCGGGCCGCGTTGCGCGACCGGTTCGGCTAACCGGGTGACGACCGCAGCCGCCACGCCAGCACCCCGCCCAGCGCCAGCGGCAGCCAGAACACGAACACCCGGAACACCAGCACCGCCGCCGCCGACACGCCCACCGGGATCCCGTACGACGCCAGCGCCGCGGCCGCGCCGACCTCCACGAACCCCACCCCGCCCGGCAGCACCCCGACGATCCCGAACAGCGTCGACACCGCGTACGCGACCAGCGCCACCAGCGGCCGGTCCCCGGCGCCCACCGCCACCATCGACGCCCACAGCACCGCCGCGCCCAGCACGTCGATCAGCACCGCGAAGCACACCGCGGGCAGCGCCGTCCACGGCCGGGCGCGGATCGCCGCCACCGCGTCGTAGAACTCGTCCGCGGCCTCCGTGTCCCGCTCCCTCGGCTCGCGGCGCAGCACCCGGTCCAGCAACCGCCCCGGCCACGCCCACACCCGGCGCAGCACCTCCCGGCTGCGCACCGCCGCCACCAGCGCCACCACCCTGGCCAGCAGCCCGATGGAGAACAGCACGGTGGCGACGACCTCCGCGCGCTCCAGCCTGCCGTCCCAGCACACCACCGCCAGGCCCGCCGCCAGCGTCACCACGAAACCCACCTCGGCGGTCTGCGCGGCCGCCAAGTACGCGCCGGTGATCCGACCCTGATCGCGCGTCCCCCGACCGCGCGCGTGCAGCGAGAACGCCGCCAAGCCCGCCAGGTTCCCCGACTTCACCGCCAAATTCAGCGCGATCGACGCCACCGTCACCGGCAGCAGCGCCGCGAACTCGTGGTAGCCGCCCGCCCCCGTGACGCGCCGCGCCGCGACGTGCAGCAGGACCCAGTTCGCGATCCACACCAGCAGCACCCCCGCGCCCACCGCCAGCCAGCGCGGGTCCGCGTCCCGCAGCGCCCGGCCGGCCGCGGGCAGCTCGTGGCGGTTCGCCCACACCAGCGCGGCGACCGCCGCCACCACCAGCAGCGCCGCCGCGACCCGGAGCCGACGGGAGAGCACCGGGTCAGGGTGTCAGCGGGGCCGGTCGGGTGCCGAACGACCGGAACGTGCGCGGCGTCCACCTGGACCCGGCACCGAGGTGCCCGCGACGCGATGGGCGCGGAGCTCCGGACGAGGGGCGTCGCGATGCCCGGGCGAGGCGCCCGGAACGATCACGAAACGTGTCGGGCAGCGCGCGGTTTCCCCACCGTCCCGGTGAAACC includes:
- a CDS encoding acyl-CoA desaturase — protein: MVTTESTAHQERAPLLAGRRGWAPQLSVYVFILLPFLALLAAVPLAWGWGLSWWDVGLAAGFYVFTILGVTVGFHRYFTHGAFRAKRWLRVALAVAGSMSVQGPVMHWVADHRRHHAFSDREGDPHSPWAFGTSPWALARGFWHAHMGWLFERDLTNRERFAPDLMADRDIVLVHRLFGPLTLLTLLLPAVLGGAVTGTWWGAWTAFFWAGLVRVAFLHHVTWSVNSICHLIGERPFKSRDKAANFWPLALLSMGESWHNLHHADPTCARHGVRRGQIDVSARVIWLFERFGWASHVKWPTPRRLARLSRGAAD
- a CDS encoding J domain-containing protein, yielding MRGVDYYELLGVERSASSAEIKSAYRTLARTMHPDVGGTAGTFRLLQQAYETLNDPVRRADYDAGGDGEEEQPEPRPGPKRTPSRRWVYRPGQRRDFGDDPDFAPAAPDLSAADIPWWDEVDPAERVVYLPVTAPDRTAALAMAGGWVLLAAAGLLVGLSGVLLGVWLALLVSAGVVVLVLLRRLLEAHRTDRLFEAENRGRVFGGTAEEEVAADAVVKQRSAELLADHLTRLPGARIFHGVAWPGSVFADVDHAVLCGRRLVLVESKRWLPGHYEVDEDGEVWRNGHVFRGGTTRLGEGVAAFEALLPEVEVRGVLLLYPNRAGEVSVGESDAEAPVEPLTPEGFVREIGEWLAAEPAAVDRDAFAMVLAQVVTR
- a CDS encoding flippase-like domain-containing protein; translated protein: MLSRRLRVAAALLVVAAVAALVWANRHELPAAGRALRDADPRWLAVGAGVLLVWIANWVLLHVAARRVTGAGGYHEFAALLPVTVASIALNLAVKSGNLAGLAAFSLHARGRGTRDQGRITGAYLAAAQTAEVGFVVTLAAGLAVVCWDGRLERAEVVATVLFSIGLLARVVALVAAVRSREVLRRVWAWPGRLLDRVLRREPRERDTEAADEFYDAVAAIRARPWTALPAVCFAVLIDVLGAAVLWASMVAVGAGDRPLVALVAYAVSTLFGIVGVLPGGVGFVEVGAAAALASYGIPVGVSAAAVLVFRVFVFWLPLALGGVLAWRLRSSPG